AAAGTGAAAGAGGCATTAAATACGGTTGGATTTTATCTTCAAGTTCCACCGCCAGTGACTAACTTATTGGATCAATATAAAGCCGACAAAGCTAGCAGAGTTAATTAAGGTTATTATGCATAAGCGTTTAATATCGGCCGTTGTGGCCTTAGGATTAGGGATTTCCTCAACAGCTTTTGCTGCTGATGAAGGATTTAACGCATACATAAATAAATTAAAAGCTGAAGCACGTTCAAAAGGTATATCTGAACCTATTTTAGATTCTGCTTTTGATGGTATTACTTTTACGCACCGCGCAGTAAAAGCAGACAAGAATCAGCCTGAAAAAAAATTAACTTTAGATCAATATATTCCACGTGCTGTGCCTGATTGGAAAGTAAAACAAGCACGTCGTTTATATCATGAGAATAAAGAGACCTTAGATCGCATTGGTAAAAAATATGGTGTTCAGCCTCGCTTTATTGTTGCGTTGTGGGGTGTTGAAAGTAACTTTGGTAAATTACAAGGTAATTACCATGTTGTGGAAGCATTAACGACATTGGCTTATGAAGGTCGTCGTGAAGAGTTATTCCGTAAACAAGTTATGGCGGCATTACAAATTCTTCAAGAAGGTCACATTACTATTGATGAGATGAGAGGTTCGTGGGCTGGCGCAATGGGTCAGTGTCAATTTATGCCAACCTCTTATTTAACTTTCGCTGTTGATGGAAATAATGACGGTAAAGCGGATATCTGGAATACAAAAGCAGATGTATTTGCTTCTGCTGCGAATTACCTGAAGAAGTCTGGCTGGAATGATAAATATACTTGGGGACGCCAAGTGCAAATCCCATCATCATTATCTGACAGTTTAAAAGGTACTGATGCGGATAAAGGAAAAACGCTAGCACAGTGGCAAGCATTAGGGGTTCGTACCTTATCGGGTGCTAACTTACCACAAGAAGACATTGAAGCGTGGTTAGTTCAACCTGATGATAATCATGGTCGTGCGTATCTTGTTTACGGTAATTACCAAACGCTAATGAAATGGAACCGATCTCACTATTTTGCATTAGCAGTAAGCCATTTAGCAGATAAGATTTATTGATCTAAGTTAATTTCATTGTCATGTTAAATGTATTAAAAGCCAGGCATGTTTGTCTGGCTTTTTTATTGTTGATGTTGGTTTGGGTATTAAAATGGAAAATAAGGGAAAGGTAACTTATACCTTTAGACTATTTATATTTGGGGAGGCGAGATATAGATGCTTTTAACAAGTATAAAAAAAGCCCAACGAGGTTGGGCTTTTCAGTAATGCTTTTAGCGAATTAGATTTCGAAATCTTCTAAAGATTTACCTTCATCTAGTGCTTTCTTAAGTGCGCTTGGCGTACGACCTTGGCCTGTCCATGTTTTTTCTTCACCGTTTTCGTCGATGAACTTATATTTAGCAGGACGTGCAGCACGTTTTGCTTTTGGTGCTTTAGAAAGGCTAGCTAATAATTCTTCTGGGTCGATGCCATCAGCTAATAGCATTTCACGGTATTGAGCTAGTTTTTCATTACGCTCATTTTCTTTAGCTTGTTCTGCAGCTTCAGCTTCAGCACGTTCTTGAACAACGGTAGTTAATTTCTCAAGTGCTTCTTCTAGTTGCTCTAGAGTATATTCACGAGAAAGCGCACGAAGACTACGAAGGTTTAAAAGTGCTTTCATTGCATCAGACATTTTTATATTTCCTGTTATTTTTAACTAACTGTAAATAATAATAGCAGTGTCGAATCATTTATTACAATAGTAATACTTTTATTCTTTATGTCAAAACACTTTAATCGTTATTTCCCTTAATAGTTAATTAAAACAACAATCCTATTTATAAATAAAAGAATAGAGTGAAAAAGATAAATTGCTCGTTAAATAGTTACAAAATGAAACAGCTCATGCGCTTTAGTTCATAATATTTCATCTTCGTTGCTATAATTGAATAAAATTTATTTATGAAAGCAATGTTATTCATTGTGAGATGTTAAAACTTTTCTGTGATGTTGTTGCAAATGATGAAACATTACGTAGAATGTTCGCATCCTTATTGTAAGGTAGAGGTGCATTATCTAACAGTAATTAGCAAGAGGGTGAAACCGATGAGGGTTAATGAAAGGAGCTAATGCCGAAGTAAGCGTGACATCGAATCATCTTACTGGGGTTGCATTGAATAAGTGTAACACTGCCATAGTGTATACATCATATTAACTATGGAGCGCTACTGTGACGAAGGGAGCTTTAAGAGGCTCTTCATATATGGTGATAGCCATCTCCTACAGTAGATCTCCCACCTAATTCGGTTGTCGTTGAGATCATGAATTTAGTCGATTATTCCCATTCATTAGTATCAATCATTCCTCCTGTAGTTGCGCTGGTGCTCGCGATACTTTCTCGTCGCGTGTTACTTTCACTTGGCGCAGGTATATTATTAGGGGCTCTTTATTTAAATGATTTTTCATTTAATCATTCTGCTTCTTATTTAGGAGGAACAATAAAAGGCTTATTCATTTCTGATGGTGGGGTAAACACCTGGAACATGAGTATTGTATTATTCCTCATTATATTAGGGATGATGACAGCACTGTTAACCTTGTCCGGTGGTACACGTGCGTTTGCAGAATGGGCACAAACAAAAATCAAAAGTAAACGTGGTGCCAAGTTACTAGCTGCTTTTTTAGGCGTGTTTATTTTTGTTGATGATTACTTTAATAGCTTAGCGGTCGGTTCTATTTCACGACCAGTAACCGATCGTTTTTATATCTCACGCTCTAAGCTTGCTTATATATTAGATTCAACGGCAGCGCCGATGTGTGTATTGATGCCAGCATCAAGCTGGGGTGCTTATATTATTACTTTAATTGGTGGCATTTTAGTTACCCACGGAGTAACTGAGTACACGCCACTAAGTGCATTCTTAACGCTAGCGCCAATGAACTTCTATGCGATCTTTGCTTTAGCTATGGTGTTTGTTGTGTCTTGGTTCCAGTGGGATATTGGACCAATGAAAAAGCATGAGATGGCCGCCATGCATGGTCGTGGCTTTGATGAGGGCGGTGATGTTGATGAGCAAGCAAAAGATCTCACCGAAGAATTAGAAATAACGGAGAGTGAGAAAGGTAAAGTCGGCGATTTAGTGTGGCCTATTATTATTCTGATTGCCGCTACTTTCTTCTTTATGATTTTCACAGGCTATCAAGCACTTGCAGCAGACGGTAAATCTTTTGCTATTCTTGGCGCATTTGAAAATACTGATGTGGGTAAATCACTTTGTTTAGGTGGTTTATTTGGTCTTGTTGCTGCGATTATTCCAGTGTTCCGTCAGCGTATTGTGTTTAAAGAAATTGCTCGAACATTATGGATTGGTGCTAAATCCATGTTCGGAGCGATTTTAATTTTATTATTTGCTTGGGCGATCGGTAGCGTTATTGGTGATATGAATACAGGTCGTTATTTATCGACCTTAGTTCAAGGCAATATTAGCCCAATGTTATTACCTATGATCCTATTTATCTTATCGGGTGCAATGGCATTCTCGACAGGAACATCATGGGGTACGTTTGGTATCATGTTACCGATTGCAGGGGATTTAGCTGGCGCTACAGATATTGCGTTAATGCTACCAATGTTAGCAGGCGTATTAGCAGGCTCCGTATTTGGTGATCACTGTTCGCCGATTTCAGATACCACCATTTTGTCGTCAACAGGGGCACGTTGTCACCACATTGATCACGTAGCAACGCAATTGCCATATGCGATGTCGGTTGCTTTTGTCTCTATGATTGGCTATTTGGTATTGGGGATGACCGATTCATTACCTGTTGCGTTTATTGCAGCGATTACTACATTCATTATGGTATGTGTGTTCTTTGCGTGGTTGTCTCGTCGAACCTATCAACCAATAGTGAAAAGCTGATTTTTAATACGATGTAGTGAAAGCCCATACAATGTTATGGGCTTTTTTGTAACTAATGTGTAGTTGTTAAGTCTATCACTTTTCATTATGAGTGAATTTCTGTAGCATCGGCGCAGTTTTTTTAAAGCAATCGTATTACTAGGGAATTCTCATGGCCCAGATGTATTTCTATTACTCTGCAATGAATGCAGGGAAATCGACCACATTATTGCAATCTTCGTTTAATTACCGTGAAAGAGGCATGACGCCGCTTATTTTCACCGCTGCTATCGATAACCGTTATGGTGTGGGTAAAGTGACTTCTCGTATTGGTTTAGAAGAAGAAGCTGAGCTATTTAATTTAGAAGATGATTTATTCGAGCGAGTAAAAGCATTATCGAATAAAGGTAAAATTGACTGTGTATTAATTGATGAGTGCCAGTTCTTATCTAAAGCGCAGGTTTATCAATTAACGGAAGTGGTCGATAAACTCGATATTCCAGTTTTATGTTACGGCTTACGTACAGACTTCTTAGGGGAGCTTTTTGAAGGTAGTCGTTACTTATTATCGTGGGCTGATAAGTTAGTTGAACTAAAAACAATTTGTCACTGTGGTCGCAAGGCAAACATGGTGATCCGTCAAGATGAAACCGGTCGTGCTATTGCTGATGGTGATCAAGTTGAAATTGGTGGTAACGATCGTTATGTATCTGTATGCCGATTACATTATAAAGAAGCATTAGGTCGTTAATTATTTAATGATGAATAGGGATAGTCTTCTTTATTTAATCCAGTAATACGTAATTATTGCGAAACAAAAAGCCAGCTTATTTAGCCTGTCTCTTGATCACAAGTCATTGTGTTCAAGAGACTTAGCTAGTTCATATCCTTCAAGGATGGTTTGTAACCTAAACCATCCTTGCCATAATGTCTTTACAGAAGCGCGACCCGTCCGCTTGGTATCTTTCCAACCACCTAACCGTGCAATACTTTTGTAAGCCCACGATATATTTGGTGCTTCTTTGGGCAGCTTTTTCTTCTCCAATTTTAACCACATAAGCTTCCACGCTTTACCTTTTAACACCCGTTCACAACAGCTACTAGATAACTCTTTAGATTCGTTCATAAATCTTAACTGGAGTAAACGAGTAGCAATAAATGCCAAAATAACACTGAGCCTTTCTAAGTTATCTTTACTTTGCATTCTCAGTTGTTCAACTTGCGTGCCTTCACTTTTCCAAACCTTGTGAAAATCTTCTATCAGCCAACGACGCTCATAATAACTGACGATGTTAAGTGCTTCCTCTTTGTTCGTTACAGGCTCTGATGTCAGTAAATGCCATGCGAGCTTGTCGTCACTCTCACCTTGCTCTATACATCCAACATAGTAGAGAGAGATATTATCGAACTCTTTTTTATTAGCGGGAGACTTAAGTGTCACGGGAGCATATTTGATGTCTAGATGAGCCGTGCGAGACTTACGACCGCCTTTTTGCGGTATTTTTAGCTCTTTGCTTCATGCTGATAACAACTTGGAAGCGTAGTCATAAAGACGATTATCATGCTCCTCGATACAGCGACTTTGCATTGAGCGAACGATAAATCGTTGTTGTTGCTCGTGCTTGTAAGTGAGGTACTCGAATAAATCGGCTTCTCTATCACATACAGAAATAACCTCTGACATTTTCTCGCCTAGTCGCTCTGCAACATGGCGAGATGCTTGTTCCCATTTATAACTTTCTTTTTCTTTGTATGGTCGAGTTGCTGGTGTCTTTGACCACGTTTTTCAATATCTCGGGTCCAGCGTTGTTGTTCGATTAAACCAACTACAGTGTGAGTTTCGGGAGCAAAAAGCAATGTTGAATGAACGAACATTGCTCGGTGTCGATTACCTTGATTGGAATGCCCGAGTGTATCTTGTATGCTGTGATGTGAGTAACTTAGAGAAGTGGTATCTTCCAATGCAAGCAGTGTTTGTTGCTCTAAAGCTTCTTGTGCTGTGACATAGAATCCAGCTTCTGCAATATCTTCTGCTTTGATTTGGTCATTACGAATAAAGCGATAAGCCCCTTCCATATCGGCTGGGGAGATGATGAGTTTTGAGATAGGGATACCAGAGAGAGGTAGCTAGAGCAACGAGTCTTTGAGTGCGTCTTAGGTCATTAAGATCGGCTTGACCGAATTGTTTTTGAGCCCAAAGCGTTGGTTCTATATAGGTCATCATAATCATCCTTATCATTGCTTAGATGATCAGATCATGAAACATAAAATTAGTTCAAAAAAATCCCCAAGCATTGGCTTAGGGATTTGTGTATAAGAGACAGGCTTATTTAGCTGGCTTTTTCATAGTAACTGACTCTTGAATTATTGCTTATTGTGACGTTCTTGCAGTTTATTGGTCACATCTAACAACGATAAACCTTGATCTTGAAGCAGTACAAGTAGGTGATAGATCAAATCCGCTGATTCACATACTAATTCCGCCTTGTCACCCGACGTTGCCGCAAGCGCGACTTCAACGCCTTCTTCGCCCACTTTTTGCGAAATACGCTTGGTGCCACGGGCGTAGAGGCTCGCTGTGTAGGAAGACTCAGGATCTGCACCTTTACGACTCGCCAAGAGCTGCTCAAGTTGATGAAGGAAGACCAGTGATGGTGGTTGGGCACCGCTTTCATCAGAATCAAAACAGGTGGTTGTGTTTAAGTGGCAAGTTGGACCAATCGGATCGACTTGTACTAATAAGGTGTCTTGGTCACAATCCAGCTGAATACTTTTAAGTTGCAGCACGTTGCCTGATGTTTCACCTTTGGTCCACAGGCGCTCTTTGGTGCGAGACCAGAAGGTTACTTGCTTGGTATCAAGTGTCTTTTGAAGAGCATCTTCGTTCATGTAGCCAAGCATTAGCACTTGACCACTGGCATTATCTTGAACAATAGCAGGGATCAGTCCGGCTACTTTTTCCCAATTGATGTTGGTTAATAAACTCATAGTCGGATCTCCACATTTTGCGTTTTCAGAAATTGCTTTAACTCACCAATATTGATGATTTGTTTATGGAAAACAGAGGCCGCTAAAGCACCATCAACATTCGCAAGCTTAAAGGCATCGCTAAAGTGTTGCATTTCGCCTGCACCACCAGAAGCAATCAAAGGTACATTACATATACTGCGTACCATGTTGAGTTGTTCTAAGTCGTAACCATTACGGACGCCATCTTGATTCATCATGTTCAGTACGATTTCACCAGCGCCACGACGTTGAACTTCTTCAACCCAATCACGTGTTTGCCATTGGGTTGCTTTGGTGCGGCTTTCATCTCCTGTAAATTGATATACCTGATATTGACCTGTTTCAGCGTCAAAATAGGAATCAATACCGACCACAATACATTGCACACCGAACTTATCCGCCAGTGTAGTGATTAATGTTGGATCTGCCAGAGCTGGTGAATTGATAGAAACTTTATCTGCACCAAATTGAAGAATACGGCTCGCATCGTCGGCTGATTTAATACCACCTGCCACACAGAATGGAATATCAATCACTTCTGCAACGCGAGAAACCCAGCTTTTATCAACAACACGACCGTCACTTGATGCGGTAATATCGTAGAAAACCAGTTCATCTGCGCCTTCTTCAGCGTAACGTTTGGCTAGCGGTACAATGTCGCCAATGATTTCGTGGTTACGAAATTGGACGCCTTTTACAACCTGACCATCACGTACGTCTAAACAAGGAATAATACGTTTAGCTAACATTGTGGTCTCCTTAATTGTTCCAGCATGTAAAGGCTTGCTTGGCAGTAAATTTGCCGTCAAGTAGGGCACGACCGACAATCACACCAGCTACGCCTGAGCCTTTTAATGCCGAAATATCATCCAGCGAGCCAATGCCGCCAGATGATTGAAATTGTACTTGTGGATATTGACGACAAAGATCGACATACAGCTCGACATTCGAGCCAGCTAATGTGCCATCGCGAGAAATGTCAGTACACAGCACGTGTTTTAAACCCACTTTTAGAAAATCGTCGAGTAGGGCTTCAATAGTGACGCCTGAATCTTCTTGCCAACCAGAGACAGCAACAATGCGGTTACCGTCGTCATCAATATTGATATCCAGTGCCAATACAATGTGCTCAGCACCGTATTTTTCCATCCAACCTTTTACCATTTCTGGCTGTTTAACTGCGGTTGAACCTATCACTACGCGTTTAGCGCCAGCGCTTAACAGATCTGCGACGTCTTGTTCTGTGCGTACGCCACCACCAATTTGTACATTGGCTGGTGTGCTTTTGAGTAGTTTTTCAATTAAAAATAACTGACGGGCTTGTGTATCTTTTGCGCCCGTTAAATCAACCAAGTGGAGCCAGTTAGCGCCAGCTTGGTGGTAAAGATTAAATTGCTCTGCGGGATCGACTTTGTATTCTGTTACTTGTCCATAGTCGCCTTGGAATAGGCGTACCACTTGGCCTTCAATCAGATCTAATGCAGGAATAATCATAACAAGTCCTTTTGTTATCGTTATAGTTCGAGGAAGTTTTGAATGAGTTTCGCGCCAGCTTTACTTGAACGCTCTGGGTGAAATTGCACCCCGTAGTAATTGCCGCTTTGTACTGCAGCCGTAAAGCTTTGACCATATTGCGCGCTGGCGATGGTTTTGCCACCTTGCTGCGCGGTATGATCAAATACAGGCATGGCGTAACTATGAACGAAATAAAAATAGCTTCCCGCAGGAATACCTTTAAATAGTGGGTGATTATCTTCCGGTGTAATGGTGTTCCAACCCATATGTGGCAGCGGTAAACCCTCTGCTTGGATTTTCTCTACAGAAGCATCACACAAATCTAGGCAGGGAATAATTTCACTGCCATTTTGACCGTG
The sequence above is a segment of the Photobacterium leiognathi genome. Coding sequences within it:
- a CDS encoding lytic murein transglycosylase, with amino-acid sequence MHKRLISAVVALGLGISSTAFAADEGFNAYINKLKAEARSKGISEPILDSAFDGITFTHRAVKADKNQPEKKLTLDQYIPRAVPDWKVKQARRLYHENKETLDRIGKKYGVQPRFIVALWGVESNFGKLQGNYHVVEALTTLAYEGRREELFRKQVMAALQILQEGHITIDEMRGSWAGAMGQCQFMPTSYLTFAVDGNNDGKADIWNTKADVFASAANYLKKSGWNDKYTWGRQVQIPSSLSDSLKGTDADKGKTLAQWQALGVRTLSGANLPQEDIEAWLVQPDDNHGRAYLVYGNYQTLMKWNRSHYFALAVSHLADKIY
- a CDS encoding H-NS family histone-like protein, with amino-acid sequence MSDAMKALLNLRSLRALSREYTLEQLEEALEKLTTVVQERAEAEAAEQAKENERNEKLAQYREMLLADGIDPEELLASLSKAPKAKRAARPAKYKFIDENGEEKTWTGQGRTPSALKKALDEGKSLEDFEI
- a CDS encoding Na+/H+ antiporter NhaC family protein — encoded protein: MNLVDYSHSLVSIIPPVVALVLAILSRRVLLSLGAGILLGALYLNDFSFNHSASYLGGTIKGLFISDGGVNTWNMSIVLFLIILGMMTALLTLSGGTRAFAEWAQTKIKSKRGAKLLAAFLGVFIFVDDYFNSLAVGSISRPVTDRFYISRSKLAYILDSTAAPMCVLMPASSWGAYIITLIGGILVTHGVTEYTPLSAFLTLAPMNFYAIFALAMVFVVSWFQWDIGPMKKHEMAAMHGRGFDEGGDVDEQAKDLTEELEITESEKGKVGDLVWPIIILIAATFFFMIFTGYQALAADGKSFAILGAFENTDVGKSLCLGGLFGLVAAIIPVFRQRIVFKEIARTLWIGAKSMFGAILILLFAWAIGSVIGDMNTGRYLSTLVQGNISPMLLPMILFILSGAMAFSTGTSWGTFGIMLPIAGDLAGATDIALMLPMLAGVLAGSVFGDHCSPISDTTILSSTGARCHHIDHVATQLPYAMSVAFVSMIGYLVLGMTDSLPVAFIAAITTFIMVCVFFAWLSRRTYQPIVKS
- a CDS encoding thymidine kinase, which translates into the protein MAQMYFYYSAMNAGKSTTLLQSSFNYRERGMTPLIFTAAIDNRYGVGKVTSRIGLEEEAELFNLEDDLFERVKALSNKGKIDCVLIDECQFLSKAQVYQLTEVVDKLDIPVLCYGLRTDFLGELFEGSRYLLSWADKLVELKTICHCGRKANMVIRQDETGRAIADGDQVEIGGNDRYVSVCRLHYKEALGR
- the hisIE gene encoding bifunctional phosphoribosyl-AMP cyclohydrolase/phosphoribosyl-ATP diphosphatase HisIE encodes the protein MSLLTNINWEKVAGLIPAIVQDNASGQVLMLGYMNEDALQKTLDTKQVTFWSRTKERLWTKGETSGNVLQLKSIQLDCDQDTLLVQVDPIGPTCHLNTTTCFDSDESGAQPPSLVFLHQLEQLLASRKGADPESSYTASLYARGTKRISQKVGEEGVEVALAATSGDKAELVCESADLIYHLLVLLQDQGLSLLDVTNKLQERHNKQ
- the hisF gene encoding imidazole glycerol phosphate synthase subunit HisF; translation: MLAKRIIPCLDVRDGQVVKGVQFRNHEIIGDIVPLAKRYAEEGADELVFYDITASSDGRVVDKSWVSRVAEVIDIPFCVAGGIKSADDASRILQFGADKVSINSPALADPTLITTLADKFGVQCIVVGIDSYFDAETGQYQVYQFTGDESRTKATQWQTRDWVEEVQRRGAGEIVLNMMNQDGVRNGYDLEQLNMVRSICNVPLIASGGAGEMQHFSDAFKLANVDGALAASVFHKQIINIGELKQFLKTQNVEIRL
- the hisA gene encoding 1-(5-phosphoribosyl)-5-[(5-phosphoribosylamino)methylideneamino]imidazole-4-carboxamide isomerase, whose translation is MIIPALDLIEGQVVRLFQGDYGQVTEYKVDPAEQFNLYHQAGANWLHLVDLTGAKDTQARQLFLIEKLLKSTPANVQIGGGVRTEQDVADLLSAGAKRVVIGSTAVKQPEMVKGWMEKYGAEHIVLALDINIDDDGNRIVAVSGWQEDSGVTIEALLDDFLKVGLKHVLCTDISRDGTLAGSNVELYVDLCRQYPQVQFQSSGGIGSLDDISALKGSGVAGVIVGRALLDGKFTAKQAFTCWNN
- the hisH gene encoding imidazole glycerol phosphate synthase subunit HisH, which produces MTATNTQQRVVIIDTGCANVSSVRFAIERLGYQVKVSKDPEVVLAADKLFLPGVGTASEAMQNLQQRDLVSLVKQVTKPLLGICLGMQLLGKESQEHGQNGSEIIPCLDLCDASVEKIQAEGLPLPHMGWNTITPEDNHPLFKGIPAGSYFYFVHSYAMPVFDHTAQQGGKTIASAQYGQSFTAAVQSGNYYGVQFHPERSSKAGAKLIQNFLEL